From Micromonospora auratinigra:
CGCGGCCACCACCAAGACGCCAACGCCGGCGCCCTGCGACAGCAGCAGCCCCAGCGAGGACGCGATGCGCTTGCGCAGGTCGACGTCCTGGAGGTACGCGGTCAGCGCCGCCATCTCGTCGATGACGACCACGACCAGGGGGTCAGCCTCAGTCGGGGTGTGGACCCGCACCGCGCCGGCCAACCGGGCCTGTCGCTCCCGCATCACCGTGACGGCCTCGTCGAGCAGGTCCGCCATGGCCTCGAAGGACTTGCAGGCGAACCGGGCGAACAACGGCCGCCCCATCGCGAACTCCATCCCGCCCTTGGGATCGATCACCCACAGCCGCACCAGACCGGAGGTGATCCCGCCGGCGAGGGCCCGCACCAGCGACCACAGCACCGAGCCCTTGCCGGAGCGGGTGGCGCCACCGATGAGTACGTGGGTGGCGAGCAGGTGCAGGCGCCAGTGCCGCAGATCCTCGCGTCGAGCCAGCGGCAGCGCGGTGAAGTCCGGTACCGAGGGCACGTCGAACGGCTTCACCACGGTCCGCAGCGCATCGGTACGGACAACCACGAGGTAGACCAGCGAGGGCCGGTCCCGGTACCGCAGCCGGTCCACCCAGCCGAGCACCAGTGCCCAGTAGCCGGAACGGACGGGCGGCTCCCCCGGACGCTCCGAGTAGACCCGGGCGTGCCGGCGGCCGAACGCGTACGCCAAGTTCGCGGTGACCCGCTGGAACTCCTCCGGCGTCTGACCCCGCACCATGCGGATCGTCAGCACGTCGAGCGCCTGATCCGACCGCACCCGCAACAACTGCGGCAGGACGACCCGATGGTCATACGTGCGGGTCAGCCCGCACAGCGTCATGGCCTCCCGCCACGCCCGCCGGTAGACGAACACCTGACGGATGCGGCCCAGCACCGGGCCGGCGCACCAGGCCCACCAGGACGCCTCGTGCTTCCACCGCCAAACCGCCGACACGAAGCCCGCCAGGACCAGCGGCACGATCAGTCCCGAGCGACCGAACTCCCGATAGAGCAGCACCGCGGCCACCACCAGGCCGACGGAGACCGGGTGGCGAAGGCACCACCACAGACCGCGCCACAGCCACCGCAGCACCAGGCCCAGCGCTATCAGCCAGACCGGCAGCTCCAGCCGGCGCGGCCGGATCACCATCAGATCCCCGGCCGTGGTCATCACGACCTCACCACGCGGCCGGCGGATCATCGCGCACCCCGCACGGCCGCCACCAGCACCCACCCGACGGCAGGCATACCCTTGGACATGTCACTACCTCTCTCGCCTGAGCAGGGGGAAGAGACAGAGGGCGGGGCTGCCGTCCGCCAAGACCTGACAGCCCCGCCCCCACCTGATGCGGCTACGCCGCCGCCTTCTTGGTCACGCCCGCCGGGGCCCGCAGCCCGGTCGCACGCAGCGAGTACGCCATTCGGCCGTTGTTGCTCACGTACGGCGTGACCGTCATCCCGTCGAACTCCACCGCCTCGAACGGCGCACCCGTCGGCGGCACCGGCTGGTAGTCGGCGGAGATCTTCACCGTCGTCTCCCGGGACCGCTTCCCCAGCTCGGGATCGAGGTCCATCACCCGGACTTGCCACACCCGCTGGCCGGTCACCTTGTCCTTAGCCGGGCTGCGACGGCCGGTCTTCTCGTCGTAGTCCTCGACCTCACCCATCGACTCGGGCACCAACGCGCACCCCGCCGGGAACACATCTTCGAACCGCACGACGAACCGGGTGCCGCCTCGCAGAGCCATCGCTCAACCTCCAGGTCGTTAACTTGTCTGCCAAGTTGCGGTCCAAGGTAAATGGCACTTGGCAGACAAGTCAACAAGTTAGCCCACCCGGCTCATGCCCGTGTTGCGCGCTTTAATGTCTTCGCCGTTTTTGTCGCCTGCGGGATTGTCGCTCGGCAAGCATCATGTAGAGGTGCAGAGACTGCGAAGCCTCTACTGGCGACTAAAGATATGGAAGCAGATAAAGATAAATGCTTTCCGCGAGAGGAGGGGCAAATTTGCCGTCCACCCCATTGCCTGGATGGCACCCCTAGCGACGGTCGCGCTCGGGCTGTACGTCGTTGCCCTTTGGAAAGCTCCAGATATCCTGACCCTGGAGCTGTCGGCGGCAAGCCCAGAGGCCAGGCTTACCGCAGCCCATAATGCACGACTTTTGGTTATCTCAGTCGTGAGTGCGCTCGTTGTCGGCGCGGGCCTCCTGTATACGGCGCGTAATTATCGCTTAGCCCACCGCGGCCAAGTAACGGACCGATTTGCAAAATCGTTAGAGCGCCTCGGCTCCAACGAGCTTTATATCCGCATCGGTGGCATCCGGGCACTCGGTCATGTTATGCAAGACTCTCCAGACCATTATCTTGACTGCGTGGAGGTGCTGGCTGCCTTCATACGCGCTCGCGCCCCGAGGGCCGGGGACTTCAACGATACGGCGCCCTCGATTTACCCGCATCGCCAGCTTCCGAACGAGCCGGAAGCGGACGTTCAAGCCGCCTTTACCGCGCTAGCTCATCGCCCCAAGAAACATCAGTCCGACCGCCACCTCTTAGATTTCCATGACTTGCACCTACGGGCAGTTAATCTGGCAGATGCCCAGTTGGACGACGCAGACTTTAGGGGTGCCGACCTGCAAGAGTGCAATCTGTCGGGGGCAAGCGCACGGGGTGCACTATTCGACGGCGCAAACCTAAGGAGTGCAGAGCTCTCACAAGTACGGCTGGGGCGGGCAAGCCTAGCCCAAGCTCGCTTGGCGAAATCCCGCATGAGCGAGGCCGAGCTAGTGAATTCACATTTGGTTGAGGCCAATATGGAGGATGCAAACCTATATCAAGCGAACCTGCACTCAGCGAACCTTCGTGGAGCCGATCTTCGCCGCACTCAGCTTGTTGGGGCGAACTTCAGCTACGCCAATCTTTCACGCGCCAACCTAAGCTTTGCAAGGTTGACGGGCGCGCAACTCGTTTCCGCTCAACTATCGAGCGCCAGCCTCAATCACGCAACCTTAATAGGCGCGGACCTTAACGGAGCAAACCTTCAAAGTGCTCGAATGCAGAATGCGGTCATTAGTCATGCCGATGAGGCCGATGAGAACCCTCCCCACCCAGAGGACTAGAGGTATGTTTGTGCAACCGATAAGTGGGTATGGGCGTCTCATGGAGAAGGAACAAGGCGTCATCGGCTCAGACTCCAAGCACGAGAGGCCAGCCGGGTTGGATGACACCACGGTCGAGGGACTTGGCGAACTGAGTAAGGCTTTGGAGACCATCCACCGGGTAAGGGGTCATCTGTATTCAGCTCACCAACTAGTCGGGGGCGCAGACCTTACGCTTGACCGAGTAGTCAAACTCCTACGGACGGCAGGACACGTCGAAATCGCGGACCGAGTCGAGCACGAATTGTTGGGACGAAACGTGCTCCCTGGCCGCTGGACCTTCCAGATCATGGAGGAGTTCGATGACGGCTACTACGCCGCCTTCCAGGAGATCGAGCGCGATACCCGGGAGAAGCTAGCCGGCGGTCGGCGGCACATCTACGAGGCCGAGTTGAAGCAGCAGCGCCGCACCCACGGCATGCCGGGGCATGAAGCTACGCCGGCGGAGGGGTGAGTGGCAGTCCGTCGGGCAGCATCGAGGTCAGGGCTTCGGCTCTGGCCTCGATGATTTTCATGCGTCCCTGGTACTCGGTGGGCTCGCGGTGCGCGGCTTGGCTGGTCACTTGGCCGGGCCACTTCCGGTACAGCAAGCCGTATTCGCGGGTGAAGTACCCGTCGCTGACCGCGTTGGCGGCGAGGAGGAGCCCGGTGTCCTCGGAGGCAGGCAACGCCATCCAGCCACCCAGGGCAAAGACGAGGTCGCGCCGCAGGCAGAGCGTTGCGGGGTGCACGGACGCCCGGTAGCCGTTGGCCTGCCAGAAGGACAGGACGGAGCCGCGGGCGACGACGCCGCCGGCCGGGTCCTTGTCCCAGCCGGCGGTAGACCCGTCGGGAAGCAGATCGAGTACCCGCGAGGTGGTCCAGCCGATCTGCGGGTGCGCGTCGAAAGCGGCGATGTCCCGGGCGAGCGCTCCGGGCGTCAACTGGTCGTCGGCGTCCAGGACCTTGATCAGGTCCCCGGACACTCGCGACAGCGCCAGGGTACGGGCGACGCCAGGCCCACCCGATCGGCCGGTGCCGAGGCTGATTCGGGGGTCGTCGGGCAACGCGTCAACCAGGGCGCCGGTTTGGCCGTCCTCCTGGACCAGCCATTGCCAGTCCCACCCGTCGGGCATCTCCTGCTTGGCCAACGAGGCGTAGGCGCCAGCGAGGTGCTCGATGCTGGGCGCGTGGACGGGCGTGATGACCGAGACGATCTGCGTCAAGTTTTCCACCGCTGGAGTTTGTGGGAGTAGACAAGCTCGGTCCGGTCACCCGGCATCACCACGTCGGCGACCTCGACGACGCGGCCCTTGGTGTCGATCGAGGTCTTGCGGACGGTGAGCACCGAGACGCCCGGGTCGATGTCCAACAGCTCGGCCTCGTCCGGTGACGGCGGGCGGGCACGGATCACGTCGTCGATCCGGTCCACCTCGACGCCGAGGGTGTGAAGCTGATGCTGAGTCCCGCCCGGCCACGGCTCCTTGCCAGCGTCGAGCAAGTCCGGGTTCGCGGCCACCAGGTCGTAGGGCAGGTACGAGTACGACATGGTCAGCGGCGCGTTCTCGTGCCGGGAGGACGTCCAGTAGACCCGGCGGAGCAGTGGCGTACCCGGGTCTACCCGCAGGGCCGCCGCCATGTCCTCGTCCGCTTCCACGCGGGTGTACTCGGCGTGGAACTTGAGGTCGTCGACGGTCAGGCCGGTGTCGTGCTCGATGGCGCCGGTCTTCAACCGCTCGGTCTCGTCGAGCAGGACCCGGTCCTTCTCCCACTGGTACCGCTCGGCGTTACGCCGGCGTACCCGCTGGCGGGGTGCCCGGACGTAGGTGCCGCGCCCCTGCTCTGCGCGGACCAGGCCCCATTCACGGAGTTGCCGGATCGCGTTGCGCACGCTGGTGCGGGACAGGCCCGACGTATCGGCCAGCTCGGTTTCACTCGGCATCAGCGTGCCGGGGGCCAGTTCACCGCGCGTGATCTTCGCCCGCAACTCCTCTGCGAGTTGCAGGTAGCGAGGGCGCCAGTCCCGGGCTTGCACACCGGCCACCGTACCCCCTAGACGTTCCAACGTCTGCCAGGTGGTCCCGCCGGCGGGCCGCTCAGGTATCGGAGCGACGGGCGCTGGCGGTCTCTTTGTCTGCTGCTTCGTAGGTATAGGTGTGCGCCGGGCAAGCCGGGGGTCAGTGGCGCTCATCGTGTCCCTCCAGAGGCAGCCCCTTGGTCATCATCATCAGCCGGGCGTAGGTCAGCTCGTAGATGAGCCGATCCAACTGCGCCAGGGAGAACAGGACGGCCTGAGTGGCGCCGCTACGGGTGGCATCCAGCTTGACCGCCAGGCCGCGCCGCTCAAAGCGGTCGAGCAGCAGTTGGGTACTGATCCAGCCCGTGTCCTCCCGCCCAACGGTGGCGAGGAACCCTCGATGCATCGGATCGTTCGGTCCGCAGCCCCGGCACCACTTCGGACATGCACTCGACGACTCGTCGGTCTCGACCTCGGTTGCGTGTTCAGTCATCGTCACTCCGGACACCGCCGGCCTGCGCCACCAGAGCGCCAAGTCGCTCGACCAACTGGGCGGCCTGACTCACCGACAACTCCGCCCAGCCGTTCCCCGCCCTCGACGTAGCGTGCACGGCAATCATTGGCGGCCATGCCTCCGCACCGATGAGGTACGTGATGATCATGCCGCTCGCCCTGGTCTCGCCGACGCGGAACATCTCGCCGCGGTGCCGGCGGGCCATGTGCGTCATCAGGGGCGGCACCAGGTGGCCACAGCGGGCCGGGTCGCACCAGTCCGGATGCGAAACGGTGACGGTCGGCTTGCTCGTACGCGTCACCGCGGCCACCGCCCACTGTTGCCCCGGTAAGTCTGGGCCAGCGTCATCAACGGCGCGTAAGGCAAGGTGGGCACCTCTCGGGTCGGCCCGACCGACCACCAGGGCGTAGACAGGATGACCGCCGAGCGGGGAACCGGTATGCGACCACCGGTCGCCGCCGACGGGCGCTTCCGGGACCACCACAACGAGAACCAGCGGCGCCGACGATGAGATCCAGACATCGCACCTCCACGGGTAGACGGGAGCCGGTGGCCAGCCACGGGGGAATGCAGCCGGCCACCGGCCCGGATGAAGGCGCGGCGCACCGTCCGACGCAGACGGGTCGGGTATCGCCGAGCCGACTTCCGCGCGGCTACCGCAACCGGTCCGACAGGACGCCGCGC
This genomic window contains:
- a CDS encoding FtsK/SpoIIIE domain-containing protein; this translates as MTTAGDLMVIRPRRLELPVWLIALGLVLRWLWRGLWWCLRHPVSVGLVVAAVLLYREFGRSGLIVPLVLAGFVSAVWRWKHEASWWAWCAGPVLGRIRQVFVYRRAWREAMTLCGLTRTYDHRVVLPQLLRVRSDQALDVLTIRMVRGQTPEEFQRVTANLAYAFGRRHARVYSERPGEPPVRSGYWALVLGWVDRLRYRDRPSLVYLVVVRTDALRTVVKPFDVPSVPDFTALPLARREDLRHWRLHLLATHVLIGGATRSGKGSVLWSLVRALAGGITSGLVRLWVIDPKGGMEFAMGRPLFARFACKSFEAMADLLDEAVTVMRERQARLAGAVRVHTPTEADPLVVVVIDEMAALTAYLQDVDLRKRIASSLGLLLSQGAGVGVLVVAALQDPRKEVLPFRDLFPTRIALGLTEAAQVDLVLGDGARNRGALADQMPRWAKGVGYVILDGTPEPARVRFSYISDDHIRELATEYAAPADAADILAQVGRETADEPTRPSLPRPRRGPLLPDSLLTFLDRDADGGEPR
- a CDS encoding transcriptional regulator, whose amino-acid sequence is MALRGGTRFVVRFEDVFPAGCALVPESMGEVEDYDEKTGRRSPAKDKVTGQRVWQVRVMDLDPELGKRSRETTVKISADYQPVPPTGAPFEAVEFDGMTVTPYVSNNGRMAYSLRATGLRAPAGVTKKAAA
- a CDS encoding pentapeptide repeat-containing protein, coding for MQRLRSLYWRLKIWKQIKINAFRERRGKFAVHPIAWMAPLATVALGLYVVALWKAPDILTLELSAASPEARLTAAHNARLLVISVVSALVVGAGLLYTARNYRLAHRGQVTDRFAKSLERLGSNELYIRIGGIRALGHVMQDSPDHYLDCVEVLAAFIRARAPRAGDFNDTAPSIYPHRQLPNEPEADVQAAFTALAHRPKKHQSDRHLLDFHDLHLRAVNLADAQLDDADFRGADLQECNLSGASARGALFDGANLRSAELSQVRLGRASLAQARLAKSRMSEAELVNSHLVEANMEDANLYQANLHSANLRGADLRRTQLVGANFSYANLSRANLSFARLTGAQLVSAQLSSASLNHATLIGADLNGANLQSARMQNAVISHADEADENPPHPED
- a CDS encoding glycosyltransferase family 2 protein, with protein sequence MENLTQIVSVITPVHAPSIEHLAGAYASLAKQEMPDGWDWQWLVQEDGQTGALVDALPDDPRISLGTGRSGGPGVARTLALSRVSGDLIKVLDADDQLTPGALARDIAAFDAHPQIGWTTSRVLDLLPDGSTAGWDKDPAGGVVARGSVLSFWQANGYRASVHPATLCLRRDLVFALGGWMALPASEDTGLLLAANAVSDGYFTREYGLLYRKWPGQVTSQAAHREPTEYQGRMKIIEARAEALTSMLPDGLPLTPPPA
- a CDS encoding GntR family transcriptional regulator; this encodes MQARDWRPRYLQLAEELRAKITRGELAPGTLMPSETELADTSGLSRTSVRNAIRQLREWGLVRAEQGRGTYVRAPRQRVRRRNAERYQWEKDRVLLDETERLKTGAIEHDTGLTVDDLKFHAEYTRVEADEDMAAALRVDPGTPLLRRVYWTSSRHENAPLTMSYSYLPYDLVAANPDLLDAGKEPWPGGTQHQLHTLGVEVDRIDDVIRARPPSPDEAELLDIDPGVSVLTVRKTSIDTKGRVVEVADVVMPGDRTELVYSHKLQRWKT